A window of the Ostrea edulis chromosome 1, xbOstEdul1.1, whole genome shotgun sequence genome harbors these coding sequences:
- the LOC125664024 gene encoding uncharacterized protein LOC125664024 — protein MYATVSVIVLSILLPEVVFGACRFYSQEMTAMPGKKVTLDCLYKSSIRVPYQQSYRDHETCEDCQCTETGLECCGFGSHAGTFKVEGCIEKTEGCYSTFVDANDPTKPCPAMQTTTQAPPSPTYRNPFAIKDDNSLFNSFGSPNSLYNVDNWKNTDKQSQRKRQYELLMSFIKYYLINNN, from the exons ATGTATGCCACAGTTTCAGTGATCGTGTTGTCTATTCTACTTCCCGAGGTTGTTTTCGGAGCTTGCCGATTTTATAGTCAGGAAATGACTGCAATGCCGGGAAAGAAAG TGACTTTGGACTGTCTGTACAAAAGTTCAATCCGGGTCCCCTACCAGCAATCCTACCGGGACCACGAGACGTGCGAGGACTGTCAGTGCACGGAGACTGGGCTGGAGTGTTGTGG GTTTGGAAGTCATGCTGGAACGTTTAAAGTTGAGGGCTGTATAGAGAAAACAGAGGGTTGTTACTCCACATTTGTGGATGCAAACGACCCCACCAAGCCTTGTCCCGCTATGCAGACAACGACACAAGCTCCCCCTAGTCCCACTTACAGAAATCCATTCGCGATCAAGGACGATAACTCATTATTCAACAGTTTTGGAAGCCCGAACTCGCTCTACAATGTTGACAACTGGAAAAACACTGACAAACAGTCCCAACGAAAACGCCAATACGAGTTACTTATGTCCTTCATTAAATACTATCTGATCAACAATAACTAA
- the LOC125664023 gene encoding metabotropic glutamate receptor 7-like isoform X2 → MQWLSNNVKHCDQNSLDWKYVNIIYEDSNYGNEGYTEIRTNAEDAGICFGLDQKVKETDNEDELRKVVDDLMKRTNTNGKVVAILFMQYALAYRIMELVDDNYNGNDIIWVGGDAWIGREPPSEHDNVIKGAIGISPETAVYPGFAQYFKKLNLSYNHNPWFGEYLIQRYNCSTTGKKPNCADLKINDFEELLTAYNVRNAVYAFGSAVQEIHSSLCGGARGVCDDMKSSLTGELILEYLGKVENPFNTTFHFVDGVDGPVRYSVLQYQRENGYRWKEIGKYYGKNLKWNELKKPDEEISLCSLPCKKGEIRSRSEVCCWSCKACAYTAIVNVSDPYNCVPCEYGWIPNHAQNICVAILIKHLTYNNPYVLVIVAFSSLGIVICLIVSTIFVYKRSTPIVKATGFETSLVLLIGILFSYISPFILVSEPSLASCAFFRIFLSLSYTMAYSSIFSKLIVYNRAFDVQSSIKTKAIQGQTLMHRNMCTMKTALVMSLTLSAIHLLAIVFWIASDNPPPVVSYSINPESAVGNRSCADLRNFSYFVSLAWSFLLMVVCLVFAIKTRKLPDGMNDSHEIMYCCFTSFVLWIAFIPLYAFSENKVVKVMSLAVSLIIHGTVCLICLFITKIYIVIFRPEKNNKERVMRNTPSRSRGSYSGSIHGSHAGEKRRSCALTLEDRNSANCSRKPSSACVTNDNEDEGEDYSATTGTLPFRNSSVVINKSEKYSENVQTVQDSLKRNSGEKLLGDIKDSEEIETTETLNKSKVNGDISKCNSQFDVEESSPKHTSKELFHKSIGFNPSSFIRNITSRKLHKAHVSSEHMIEGENQDNRLEKSARRLSQSLPDVQNQNS, encoded by the exons ATGCAATGGCTGTCTAATAACGTCAAACACTGCGACCAGAA CTCTCTAGATTGGAAGTACGTCAATATTATCTATGAGGACAGTAATTATGGAAATGAAGGGTACACTGAGATACGGACAAATGCTGAGGATGCCGGGATATGTTTTGGTTTGGATCAGAAAGTGAAGGAAACAGACAACGAGGACGAATTGAGAAAAGTCGTGGACGATCTGATGAAAAGGACAAACACAAACG GAAAAGTGGTAGCCATTCTCTTCATGCAATATGCACTAGCCTACAGAATAATGGAATTGGTAGATGATAATTACAACGGCAACGACATCATTTGGGTCGGAGGTGACGCTTGGATCGGTAGAGAGCCACCTAGTGAACACGATAACGTGATTAAAGGGGCAATAGGTATCAGTCCAGAAACTGCGGTCTACCCAGGATTTGCCCAGTACTTCAAAAA GCTTAATCTGAGTTATAACCACAACCCCTGGTTTGGTGAATATTTGATACAGCGGTACAATTGTTCCACGACTGGCAAAAAACCTAACTGTgctgacctcaaaatcaatg ATTTCGAGGAATTACTCACAGCTTACAACGTACGTAACGCTGTTTACGCTTTTGGAAGCGCTGTACAGGAGATCCACTCTTCACTTTGTGGAGGAGCTAGGGGTGTGTGTGATGACATGAAATCCAGTCTTACAGGAGAATTGATCCTCGAATATCTTGGAAAAGTTGAAA ATCCGTTCAACACAACGTTTCACTTTGTGGATGGGGTGGATGGTCCCGTTAGATACAGCGTTTTACAATACCAGAGGGAAAACGGTTACCGCTGGAAGGAGATCGGAAAAT ATTATGGAAAGAATTTAAAGTGGAATGAATTGAAGAAACCGGACGAGGAAATATCTTTGTGTTCATTACCTTGTAAAAAAGGCGAGATCCGAAGCAGAAGTGAGGTGTGTTGTTGGTCGTGTAAAGCTTGTGCCTACACCGCCATAGTTAATGTCAGTGATCCCTATAACTGTGTGCCCTGTGAATATGGATGGATACCCAATCACGCACAGAACATCTGCGTTGCTATTCTTATCAAGCATCTTACGTATAACAATCCCTATGTTCTGGTGATAGTTGCGTTTTCGTCTCTTGGAATTGTTATATGTTTAATAGTGTCTActatatttgtttacaaacGTTCTACCCCCATAGTGAAGGCTACTGGATTCGAGACGAGCTTAGTGCTGTTAATTGGAATTCTTTTCTCTTACATATCTCCATTCATTCTTGTTAGTGAACCCTCTTTGGCATCATGTGCTTTCTTCAGAATATTTCTTAGTCTCAGTTACACGATGGCGTATTCCTCCATTTTTTCCAAGCTGATAGTCTACAACCGAGCATTTGATGTACAATCTTCAATAAAGACCAAAGCCATCCAGGGGCAGACACTAATGCATAGAAATATGTGTACAATGAAGACTGCCCTCGTGATGTCCCTTACTTTATCCGCTATACATCTTTTAGCGATTGTGTTTTGGATTGCCAGTGACAATCCACCACCAGTTGTATCATACTCTATAAATCCTGAATCTGCCGTCGGAAATCGTTCGTGTGCCGACTTGAGAAACTTTAGCTATTTCGTAAGTCTTGCATGGTCATTCTTGTTGATGGTTGTGTGTTTAGTGTTTGCCATTAAAACAAGAAAACTTCCAGACGGTATGAACGACTCCCATGAAATAATGTACTGTTGCTTCACGTCATTTGTCTTGTGGATTGCGTTTATTCCTCTATATGCCTTCTCCGAAAACAAAGTCGTCAAAGTTATGTCTCTTGCTGTGTCTTTGATCATCCATGGAACTGTGTGCCTGATTTGTCTCTTCATAACTAAAATTTACATTGTAATCTTCCGCCCGGAGAAAAACAACAAGGAAAGAGTAATGAGGAATACCCCAAGTAGAAGTCGAGGTTCATACAGCGGAAGTATCCACGGCAGTCATGCTGGGGAGAAGAGACGGTCGTGTGCGTTGACTTTGGAAGACAGAAACTCAGCTAATTGTTCTAGAAAACCTTCATCTGCATGTG TGACCAACGATAACGAAGATGAAGGGGAAGATTACTCCGCGACAACCGGAACTTTACCCTTCCGGAACTCCTCTGTTGTCATCAACAAATCTGAGAAATACTCTGAAAATGTACAAACTGTTCAAGATTCATTGAAGAGAAACAGCGGAGAAAAACTATTAGGGGATATAAAAGACTCTGAAGAAATAGAAACCACTGAAACATTAAATAAAAGCAAAGTTAACGgagatatttcaaaatgtaattCACAATTCGACGTGGAAGAAAGTTCCCCTAAGCATACAAGTAAAGAACTATTTCACAAAAGTATAGGCTTTAATCCCTCCAGTTTTATCAGAAACATAACCTCGAGAAAATTACATAAAGCTCATGTCAGCAGTGAACATATGATAGAAGGAGAAAACCAAGATAACAGATTGGAAAAGTCTGCGAGAAGGTTATCACAATCCTTACCTGATGTTCAAAATCAGAATTCATGA
- the LOC125664023 gene encoding metabotropic glutamate receptor 6-like isoform X1 has product MDVSKPLFVAFLFTYFVGHCCGQISGKEVLIPGDFLLGALFPIHYSESRFCTSRINEQDGIQILEAAVFALREVNSYLEPSGLSLGLLARDSCYETSIALQHALEFAQRRYNSQPIRFENCTCTSSQDNNVIGVIGPARSKETVDVAKLLNLFKVPQISYFATTPELSDNITYKYFKRTVPSDTFQTKALVSILSSLDWKYVNIIYEDSNYGNEGYTEIRTNAEDAGICFGLDQKVKETDNEDELRKVVDDLMKRTNTNGKVVAILFMQYALAYRIMELVDDNYNGNDIIWVGGDAWIGREPPSEHDNVIKGAIGISPETAVYPGFAQYFKKLNLSYNHNPWFGEYLIQRYNCSTTGKKPNCADLKINDFEELLTAYNVRNAVYAFGSAVQEIHSSLCGGARGVCDDMKSSLTGELILEYLGKVENPFNTTFHFVDGVDGPVRYSVLQYQRENGYRWKEIGKYYGKNLKWNELKKPDEEISLCSLPCKKGEIRSRSEVCCWSCKACAYTAIVNVSDPYNCVPCEYGWIPNHAQNICVAILIKHLTYNNPYVLVIVAFSSLGIVICLIVSTIFVYKRSTPIVKATGFETSLVLLIGILFSYISPFILVSEPSLASCAFFRIFLSLSYTMAYSSIFSKLIVYNRAFDVQSSIKTKAIQGQTLMHRNMCTMKTALVMSLTLSAIHLLAIVFWIASDNPPPVVSYSINPESAVGNRSCADLRNFSYFVSLAWSFLLMVVCLVFAIKTRKLPDGMNDSHEIMYCCFTSFVLWIAFIPLYAFSENKVVKVMSLAVSLIIHGTVCLICLFITKIYIVIFRPEKNNKERVMRNTPSRSRGSYSGSIHGSHAGEKRRSCALTLEDRNSANCSRKPSSACVTNDNEDEGEDYSATTGTLPFRNSSVVINKSEKYSENVQTVQDSLKRNSGEKLLGDIKDSEEIETTETLNKSKVNGDISKCNSQFDVEESSPKHTSKELFHKSIGFNPSSFIRNITSRKLHKAHVSSEHMIEGENQDNRLEKSARRLSQSLPDVQNQNS; this is encoded by the exons ATGGACGTAAGTAAACCACTATTCGTCGCCTTCCTGTTCACCTATTTTGTCGGACATTGTTGCGGCCAAATTTCTGGAAAGGAAGTACTAATTCCCGGAGACTTCCTCTTGGGAGCACTTTTTCCAATACACTATTCGGAGAGCCGATTCTGCACGTCTCGTATTAACGAACAAGACGGCATTCAGATCCTGGAAGCCGCTGTTTTTGCTCTGAGAGAAGTAAACAGTTACCTGGAGCCCAGTGGATTGTCACTTGGATTATTGGCCAGAGATTCCTGCTATGAAACGAGCATAGCACTGCAGCACGCGCTGGAGTTTGCACAAAGGCGATATAACTCAcaaccaatcaggttcgagaaCTGCACTTGTACGTCATCACAAGACAACAACGTCATAGGTGTGATTGGCCCTGCTAGAAGtaaggagacagttgatgtagCGAAGCTACTCAACTTGTTTAAAGTTCCACAG ATAAGTTATTTTGCCACAACACCGGAGCTGAGCGACAACATTACATACAAATACTTCAAACGAACTGTGCCTTCTGATACTTTCCAGACCAAAGCTCTCGTCAGCATACTGAG CTCTCTAGATTGGAAGTACGTCAATATTATCTATGAGGACAGTAATTATGGAAATGAAGGGTACACTGAGATACGGACAAATGCTGAGGATGCCGGGATATGTTTTGGTTTGGATCAGAAAGTGAAGGAAACAGACAACGAGGACGAATTGAGAAAAGTCGTGGACGATCTGATGAAAAGGACAAACACAAACG GAAAAGTGGTAGCCATTCTCTTCATGCAATATGCACTAGCCTACAGAATAATGGAATTGGTAGATGATAATTACAACGGCAACGACATCATTTGGGTCGGAGGTGACGCTTGGATCGGTAGAGAGCCACCTAGTGAACACGATAACGTGATTAAAGGGGCAATAGGTATCAGTCCAGAAACTGCGGTCTACCCAGGATTTGCCCAGTACTTCAAAAA GCTTAATCTGAGTTATAACCACAACCCCTGGTTTGGTGAATATTTGATACAGCGGTACAATTGTTCCACGACTGGCAAAAAACCTAACTGTgctgacctcaaaatcaatg ATTTCGAGGAATTACTCACAGCTTACAACGTACGTAACGCTGTTTACGCTTTTGGAAGCGCTGTACAGGAGATCCACTCTTCACTTTGTGGAGGAGCTAGGGGTGTGTGTGATGACATGAAATCCAGTCTTACAGGAGAATTGATCCTCGAATATCTTGGAAAAGTTGAAA ATCCGTTCAACACAACGTTTCACTTTGTGGATGGGGTGGATGGTCCCGTTAGATACAGCGTTTTACAATACCAGAGGGAAAACGGTTACCGCTGGAAGGAGATCGGAAAAT ATTATGGAAAGAATTTAAAGTGGAATGAATTGAAGAAACCGGACGAGGAAATATCTTTGTGTTCATTACCTTGTAAAAAAGGCGAGATCCGAAGCAGAAGTGAGGTGTGTTGTTGGTCGTGTAAAGCTTGTGCCTACACCGCCATAGTTAATGTCAGTGATCCCTATAACTGTGTGCCCTGTGAATATGGATGGATACCCAATCACGCACAGAACATCTGCGTTGCTATTCTTATCAAGCATCTTACGTATAACAATCCCTATGTTCTGGTGATAGTTGCGTTTTCGTCTCTTGGAATTGTTATATGTTTAATAGTGTCTActatatttgtttacaaacGTTCTACCCCCATAGTGAAGGCTACTGGATTCGAGACGAGCTTAGTGCTGTTAATTGGAATTCTTTTCTCTTACATATCTCCATTCATTCTTGTTAGTGAACCCTCTTTGGCATCATGTGCTTTCTTCAGAATATTTCTTAGTCTCAGTTACACGATGGCGTATTCCTCCATTTTTTCCAAGCTGATAGTCTACAACCGAGCATTTGATGTACAATCTTCAATAAAGACCAAAGCCATCCAGGGGCAGACACTAATGCATAGAAATATGTGTACAATGAAGACTGCCCTCGTGATGTCCCTTACTTTATCCGCTATACATCTTTTAGCGATTGTGTTTTGGATTGCCAGTGACAATCCACCACCAGTTGTATCATACTCTATAAATCCTGAATCTGCCGTCGGAAATCGTTCGTGTGCCGACTTGAGAAACTTTAGCTATTTCGTAAGTCTTGCATGGTCATTCTTGTTGATGGTTGTGTGTTTAGTGTTTGCCATTAAAACAAGAAAACTTCCAGACGGTATGAACGACTCCCATGAAATAATGTACTGTTGCTTCACGTCATTTGTCTTGTGGATTGCGTTTATTCCTCTATATGCCTTCTCCGAAAACAAAGTCGTCAAAGTTATGTCTCTTGCTGTGTCTTTGATCATCCATGGAACTGTGTGCCTGATTTGTCTCTTCATAACTAAAATTTACATTGTAATCTTCCGCCCGGAGAAAAACAACAAGGAAAGAGTAATGAGGAATACCCCAAGTAGAAGTCGAGGTTCATACAGCGGAAGTATCCACGGCAGTCATGCTGGGGAGAAGAGACGGTCGTGTGCGTTGACTTTGGAAGACAGAAACTCAGCTAATTGTTCTAGAAAACCTTCATCTGCATGTG TGACCAACGATAACGAAGATGAAGGGGAAGATTACTCCGCGACAACCGGAACTTTACCCTTCCGGAACTCCTCTGTTGTCATCAACAAATCTGAGAAATACTCTGAAAATGTACAAACTGTTCAAGATTCATTGAAGAGAAACAGCGGAGAAAAACTATTAGGGGATATAAAAGACTCTGAAGAAATAGAAACCACTGAAACATTAAATAAAAGCAAAGTTAACGgagatatttcaaaatgtaattCACAATTCGACGTGGAAGAAAGTTCCCCTAAGCATACAAGTAAAGAACTATTTCACAAAAGTATAGGCTTTAATCCCTCCAGTTTTATCAGAAACATAACCTCGAGAAAATTACATAAAGCTCATGTCAGCAGTGAACATATGATAGAAGGAGAAAACCAAGATAACAGATTGGAAAAGTCTGCGAGAAGGTTATCACAATCCTTACCTGATGTTCAAAATCAGAATTCATGA